A section of the Citrus sinensis cultivar Valencia sweet orange chromosome 8, DVS_A1.0, whole genome shotgun sequence genome encodes:
- the LOC102621656 gene encoding transcription factor bHLH143, with translation MVKAHESWIYRQHSAWQLPDLNCMRTSLDPRQPECLPSLIAPENYMFSANAALPGYVSPGFANLKTEQINGAHKALQILPPRFQNLVPSPYPYLNEIQPAFPCGFSEQAAPNEKLGSLQKGLLVFDQSGNQTQLVYSSVCPSVLNTPATLKKEVSVNGFLQDKAIKRDQFTSVKPLLHEEFDENHISGKECEMHEDTEEINALLYSDGDDDYSNGDDSEDDEVKSTDHSPVAIEGKYEKHDLTLEISEEVASSDGPNKRQKLLNGGYNKSSQTDTACSVQLEGSHECDNDAESGYANGQTQKEEVDFILGNMQSRKDKIHTALRILQGIIPGANGKDPLSLLDEAIDYLQSLKLKAVALGV, from the coding sequence ATGGTTAAGGCCCACGAATCTTGGATTTATCGTCAGCATTCTGCTTGGCAGTTGCCTGATTTGAATTGCATGAGAACTTCCCTAGATCCCAGGCAACCAGAGTGTTTGCCTTCACTGATTGCTCCTGAAAATTACATGTTTTCTGCAAATGCAGCATTACCAGGGTATGTGTCTCCTGGATTTGCGAACTTGAAGACAGAACAAATAAATGGAGCTCACAAGGCGCTTCAAATTTTGCCACCCCGGTTCCAGAATTTGGTTCCCAGTCCATACCCATACCTTAATGAAATACAGCCTGCATTTCCTTGTGGGTTCAGCGAACAGGCCGCACCTAATGAGAAACTTGGGTCTCTTCAGAAGGGTCTCTTAGTTTTTGATCAATCAGGGAATCAAACACAGTTAGTTTATAGCTCTGTTTGCCCTTCTGTCTTGAATACACCAGCTACCCTTAAGAAAGAAGTTTCTGTAAATGGTTTTCTTCAAGATAAGGCAATTAAAAGAGACCAGTTTACTTCGGTTAAGCCTTTACTCCATGAAGAATTTGATGAGAATCACATTAGTGGTAAAGAATGCGAGATGCATGAAGACACTGAAGAAATCAATGCCTTACTTTACTcggatggtgatgatgattatAGTAATGGTGATGACAGCGAAGATGATGAAGTAAAGAGCACTGATCACTCCCCAGTTGCAATTGAGGGAAAATATGAGAAGCATGATTTAACTCTGGAAATATCTGAAGAAGTTGCTAGCTCTGATGGTCCAAACAAAAGGCAGAAATTGCTCAATGGTGGATACAATAAATCATCACAAACTGACACAGCTTGTTCAGTACAATTGGAAGGGTCCCATGAGTGTGACAATGATGCAGAATCAGGCTATGCCAATGGCCAGACGCAAAAGGAGGAAGTAGATTTCATTTTGGGTAACATGCAGTCAAGAAAGGATAAGATTCACACGGCTTTGAGAATTCTGCAGGGCATAATTCCTGGTGCTAATGGAAAGGACCCATTATCGCTTCTCGATGAAGCTATAGACTACTTACAGTCTTTAAAGCTGAAAGCTGTGGCTCTTGGAGTGTAG